From the Pungitius pungitius chromosome 6, fPunPun2.1, whole genome shotgun sequence genome, one window contains:
- the nox5 gene encoding NADPH oxidase 5, translating to MSVDEDSRWLDWVTKQFESIAGDDKEIDLLEFKTALKVKESFFAERFFALFDSDGSSSISLDELLRALDLLIHGSQTDKLRFLFQVYDVDGSGSIDPDELRTVLKSCLRESAISLPEEKLDDLTLALFESADKDNSGSITFEELKEELENFPEVMENLTISAANWLKPPEEEQRRRRAPRYLTRAYWLNNSRKLFFLCLYSFINLLLFFTALMQHREGGGWFMLAKGCGQCLNFNCTFIMVLMLRRFLTWLRATWVVKVLPLDQNILLHQIVGYAILCFTLVHTTAHIFNFARLSRAGRYRLWEYLLTTRPGIGWVRGTASLTGLLLQLVIGLMVLCSSTFVRRSGHFEVFYWSHLSYVWVWSLLMVHCANFWKWFVVPGLIFLLEKTVGLAVSRMGGLYIVEVNLLPSKVTHLVIRRPQFFQFKPGDYVYINIPTIAKYEWHPFTISSAPEQSESLWLHIRSMGQWTNRLYEYFRTPENQNQDQVRTKRLTASLRTRRQMLKNQDEFFSFTSCEGAVASNEDDAVELMMYRHNGSRSDGVQVPVRIPAPPKSGSQGPTEPPADGPEPAERGEAPPPKEVLAKFGENHRLCNIKCYVDGPYGTPTRQIFASEHAVLIGAGIGITPFASILQSIMYRYRMRKQNCPSCSYSWCENIKDSEMKLRKVDFIWINRDQKSFEWFVSLLTKLEMDQADEEPEGRFLEMHMYMTSALSKNDMKAIGLQMALDLLAKKEERDSITGLRTRTQPGRPEWGKVFQKVSQENKGKVHVFYCGSTALAKVIKAECEHFNFNFYKENF from the exons atGAGTGTGGATGAAGACTCCCGGTGGCTCGACTGGGTCACCAAACAGTTTGAGAGCATCGCCGGGGACGACAAGGAGATCGACCTCCTCGAATTCAAGACGGCCCTGAAGGTCAAAGAG TCGTTCTTCGCTGAGCGTTTCTTTGCCCTCTTCGACTCCGACGGCAGCAGCTCCATCAGCCTGGACGAGCTGCTCCGAGCTCTGGACCTCCTGATCCACGGCAGCCAGACGGACAAACTCCGGTTCCTCTTCCAGGTCTACGACGTAGACG GCAGCGGCTCCATCGATCCAGACGAGCTCAGGACGGTTCTGAAGTCGTGTCTGCGTGAGAGCGCCATCTCTCTGccggaggagaagctggacgaCTTGACGCTAGCGCTGTTCGAGTCGGCCGACAAGGACAACAGCGGCTCCATCACCTTCGAGGAGCtcaaggaggagctggagaacttCCCCGAGGTGATGGAGAACCTCACCATCAG CGCTGCAAACTGGCTGAAGCccccagaggaggagcagaggaggcgcAGGGCTCCTCGTTACCTGACGAGAGCGTACTGGCTGAACAACAGCAGGAAGctcttcttcttgtgtctcTACTCCTTCATCAAtctgcttctcttcttcacGGCCTTGATGcagcacagagagggagggggctggTTCATGCTGGCCAAGGGCTGTGGACAATGTCTCAACTTCAACTGCACCTTCATCATG GTGCTGATGCTGCGTCGCTTCCTCACCTGGCTAAGAGCCACCTGGGTGGTGAAGGTCTTACCTCTGGACCAGAACATCCTGCTGCACCAGATCGTGGGCTACGCCATCCTCTGCTTCACTCTGGTCCACACCACCGCCCACATCTTCAACTTTG CCCGGCTCAGTCGGGCGGGTCGCTATCGGCTGTGGGAGTATCTGCTGACCACCAGACCCGGCATCGGCTGGGTCAGAGGAACCGCCTCCCTGACCggactcctcctgcagctggttATCGGCCTCATGGTGCTCTGCTCCAGCACCTTCGTACGGCGGAGCGGCCATTttgag GTGTTTTATTGGTCTCACCTGTCCTACGTGTGGGTCTGGTCTCTGCTGATGGTCCACTGCGCCAACTTCTGGAAGTGGTTTGTGGTTCCTGGTCTGATCTTCCTGCTGGAGAAGACCGTAGGACTGGCTGTGTCCCGTATGGGGGGGCTTTACATCGTGGAGGTAAACCTGCTGCCCTCCAAG gtgactcacctggttaTCAGACGTCCTCAGTTCTTCCAGTTCAAACCTGGAGATTACGTTTACATCAATATCCCGACTATCGCTAAGTACGAGTGGCACCCGTTCACCATCAGCAGCGCTCCGGAGCAGTCAG agAGCCTGTGGCTTCACATCCGCTCGATGGGTCAGTGGACAAACCGTCTGTACGAGTACTTCAGGACCCcagagaaccagaaccaggaccagGTCAGAACCAAGAGACTGACAGCCAGCCTGAGGACCCGGAGACAGATGCTGAAGAACCAg GACGAGTTTTTCAGCTTCACTAGCTGTGAGGGAGCCGTGGCGTCTAATGAGGACGACGCAGTGGAGCTCATGATGTACCGTCACAACGGGTCCCGGTCCGACGGGGTCCAGGTCCCAGTCCGGATCCCAGCCCCCCCAAAGTCTGGATCTCAGGGCCCGACGGAGCCTCCAGCAGATGGTCCGGAGccggcagagagaggagaagctccTCCACCCAAAGAG gTTTTAGCCAAGTTTGGGGAAAATCACAGATTGTGTAACATCAAA tGCTACGTGGACGGTCCCTATGGGACCCCCACCAGACAGATCTTCGCCTCGGAGCATGCGGTACTGATCGGCGCCGGTATCGGCATCACGCCATTCGCCTCCATCCTGCAGAGCATCATGTACCG GTATCGCATGAGGAAGCAGAACTGTCCCAGCTGCAGCTACTCCTGGTGTGAGAACATAAAGGACAGTGAGATGAAGCTCCGTAAG GTGGACTTCATCTGGATCAACAGGGACCAGAAGTCCTTTGAGTGGTTTGTTAGTTTACTGACTAAGCTGGAGATGGACCAGGCTGACGAGGAGCCGGAAG GCCGCTTCCTTGAGATGCACATGTACATGACGTCAGCGCTCAGTAAGAACGACATGAAGGCCATCGGCCTGCAGATGGCGCTGGATCTGCTGGccaagaaggaggagagggactcCATCACGGGGCTCCGGACCAGAACCCAACCGGGACGTCCCGAGTGGGGCAAG GTGTTCCAGAAGGTGTCTCaagagaacaaagggaaggtcCATGTGTTCTACTGCGGCTCCACGGCTCTGGCTAAAGTCATCAAGGCCGAGTGTGAACATTTCAACTTCAACTTCTACAAGGAGAACttctga